In Cotesia glomerata isolate CgM1 linkage group LG1, MPM_Cglom_v2.3, whole genome shotgun sequence, one genomic interval encodes:
- the LOC123266538 gene encoding protein rolling stone-like isoform X3 produces the protein MLKLSTKELWFLLIQLCTRRRAMVNKLWCRKISRAWLETKQTPPHPRLLTESRFKTYAPWWYVYYRWFMSFGWISIVICSVWEIGSADPLASKYGSRKWFAYLTNWHLTFGVAQTILGATLVTRRWLHQRYPDFNPYNIKYTCLEKSYWFLYSVTASLAIGVTVAYWIAIYDPKIHFVDSVNLMQHALNSILIIVDLFICAVTIRLRCFWWTVVVIIIYLIFSVIYYSAGGLDRKGFHYIYKILDWKKPGISLLVSLGGIGFIIIVHCLLTGLTSCLERITKPSDKSIHEPPLSSANNEQRTKVRDVEIV, from the exons ATGTTGAAACTATCCACTAAGGAATTATGGTTTCTGTTAATCCAACTATGTACTC gaCGTCGAGCGATGGTGAACAAACTATGGTGTCGGAAAATAAGTCGAGCATGGTTAGAAACAAAGCAGACACCTCCGCATCCAAGATTGCTTACAGAATCAAGGTTCAAAACATACGCGCCCTGGTGGTATGTCTACTATCGTTGGTTCATGAGTTTTGGTTGGATTTCAATAGTTATTTGTTCAGTATGGGAGATAGGAAGCGCTGACCCATTAGCCAGCAAATATGGATCTCGTAAATGGTTTGCTTATTTAACAAACTGGCATTTAACTTTTGGAGTTGCCCAGACGATACTTGGTGCAACGCTGGTAACAAGACGATGGTTACATCAACGATATCCTGACTTTAATCCATACAATATCAAGTACACCTGCTTGGAAAAAAGTTACTGGTTCTTATACAGCGTGACAGCATCGCTGGCTATTGGTGTTACAGTAGCCTACTGGATTGCCATTTACGATCCAAAAATTCACTTCGTGGACAGTGTTAATTTAATGCAACATGCTCTTAACAGTATACTTATAATAGTAGACTTATTTATTTGTGCCGTAACGATACGGTTGCGTTGCTTTTGGTGGACTGTCgttgttattatcatttatttaatattttctgttatttattactctGCTGGTGGCCTTGATAGGAAAGGCTTTCATTACATTTACAAAATTCTAGATTGGAAAAAACCAGGTATCTCATTATTAGTATCATTAGGTGGTATTggatttataattatagttCACTGCCTACTTACTGGTCTAACGAGTTGTCTAGAACGTATTACTAAGCCCAGTGACAAGAGTATTCATGAGCCACCATTGTCGTCAGCTAATAATGAACAGAGGACTAAAGTTAGAGATGTTGAAattgtttga
- the LOC123266275 gene encoding zinc finger and BTB domain-containing protein 41-like isoform X3: MKWSSFNQASSCPALSHDLLTQDKHDDSDQQTPVQDDTGMETVDDIEKWLETCTDNSPAISIKEMDPIKCQQLEVVDTYLGDEMPHAFMEKDSLSIDIDLTDKKLSHSLGYDPILEELQSDKFLEVCEKDGFTMPEFQLDQLEPLTLDPNDMMVAGEMLPSTSINNPSTTLAINGHQDIYSDDIKKVSCIDTDDICENTSQVYDLHDKFSEDDGANVENIVHIINESDLNDYEEEHDNGDGNIDISEENKILEDIEAVDAVMIDTVDASLSNDDDNMFKECKAISLLSESHKVPDKIEAGDVTEQFVGQEVHEQDQEKSKEEIMAVVAISTDKRSNMTQIVINTGKGEQIYRGKTSELMEATGYFSKSPKIKTNLSNNTVEINHTEVSGSLSNQEAIISKALEELGFSEENLMSVTMPDNGKMWICPREDCRREFNRLYALKGHILAHYGVRPFKCDQEGCTWAFHSEFKLKRHKETHLKRKDYVCQVEGCNKRFTTVYNLWTHEKLHTRPNRIACQVPECEEKFQTKRALELHMKTHDQSHAPYVCMHEGCGKRYYSSNALTSHQRCHSYKEADIKCSWLGCGKIFDKPCRLKAHLRSHTGSKPYLCTFAGCSWAFTSSSKLKRHEKKHTNDRKFICDVTGCNKAFMRSEHLKEHKLTHSEGRYFQCYICEASFSAKSSLYVHIKKHQNKIAPEYTPEGIQPLDTKLTFTNVDNNFCHSLPMDLESEMVDNDVLPESFIPEKYVNSSSDSIMIDNKTVVSEIITAKPKFTCPINNCTRTYMKKVSLKSHIVKFHGYSIEDNELSQSSETDYVLCANNTSVSNKVETTRRINVNADGDIDIVDTIAEIKCLPEPKPPSTNEKFLKNVSNRGTEASNHGSARTGLTCVDILKIKRDKNESFDDSMIGASDVVLGTADLAESLLLPDELSSMYFHDDMGSECQILLLDSTTTDSETTAY, encoded by the exons ATGAAATGGAGTTCGTTTAACCAAGCAAGTTCTTGTCCAGCTCTATCACACGATTTGTTGACCCAAGACAAGCACGATGACAGCGACCAACAGACACCAGTGCAAGATGATACTGGGATGGAGACAGTCGATGACATTGAGAAGTGGTTAGAAACATGTACTGATAATTCTCCTGCTATTTCAATTAAAGAAATGGATCCGATAAAGTGTCAGCAGCTCGAGGTCGTCGATACATACCTAGGCGATGAGATGCCTCATGCGTTCATGGAAAAAGATTCTCTTTCAATAGATATTGATTTGACAGATAAAAAACTGAGTCACAGTCTTGGATACGATCCGATTCTAGAAGAGCTGCAGAGTGATAAGTTCCTCGAGGTTTGTGAAAAAGATGGTTTTACAATGCCGGAGTTTCAGCTTGACCAATTGGAGCCTTTGACACTTGATCCCAATGACATGATGGTAGCTGGTGAAATGTTGCCATCAACCAGTATCAACAATCCATCAACGACTCTGGCTATCAATGGGCATCAGGATATTTACTctgatgatattaaaaaagtcAGTTGTATAGACACTGATGATATTTGCGAAAATACGTCTCAAGTTTATGATTTGCATGATAAATTTAGTGAAGACGATGGGGctaatgttgaaaatattgttcatattATCAACGAGAGTGATTTGAATGACTATGAAGAGGAACATGACAATGGTGACGGTAATATAGATATCagtgaagaaaataaaatattggagGATATTGAGGCGGTGGATGCGGTAATGATTGACACAGTTGATGCGTCATTGTCAAATGACGATGATAATATGTTCAAGGAGTGTAAAGCTATAAGTTTACTATCCGAGAGTCATAAAGTACCTGATAAAATAGAGGCTGGTGACGTAACTGAACAGTTCGTAGGTCAAGAAGTACACGAACAGGACCAGGAAAAAAGCAAAGAAGAAATCATGGCTGTAGTGGCAATTTCGACAGACAAGCGTTCAAATATGACTCAGATTGTTATCAATACTGGCAAAGGCGAACAGATATACAGAGGTAAAACCTCTGAGTTAATGGAAGCTACTggttatttttcaaaaagtcctaaaataaaaaccaattTGAGTAATAACACAGTAGAAATTAATCATACTGAGGTTAGTGGATCGTTGAGTAATCAAGAAGCTATTATATCAAAGGCACTCGAAGAATTGGGGTTCagtgaagaaaatttaatgtctGTAACAATGCCTGATAATGGTAAAATGTGGATTTGTCCAAGAGAGGATTGTCGTAGAGAATTTAATCGCTTGTATGCATTAAAAGGTCATATTTTAGCTCACTATGGCGTTCGTCCCTTcaag tgtGATCAGGAAGGATGTACATGGGCATTTCATTcggaatttaaattgaaacgACACAAAGAAACTCATTTGAAGCGTAAAGATTACGTGTGTCAAGTTGAAGGCTGTAATAAACGTTTCACTACTGTTTATAATCTATGGACACATGAGAAATTACACACAAGGCCCAATCGGATTGCGTGTCAAGTGCCTGAATGTGAGGAAAAATTTCAGACTAAGCGAGCGCTAGAGTTACACATGAAAACACACGACCAGAGTCACGCGCCATATGTATGCATGCATGAAGGCTGTGGTAAGCGTTATTACAGCAGCAATGCGCTGACATCTCATCAGCGATGCCATAGTTACAAGGAAGCTGATATCAAATGTTCGTGGCTGGGCTGTGGGAAGATATTCGACAAGCCTTGTCGGCTTAAAGCACACTTGCGATCTCATACTGGGTCCAAACCGTACCTATGCACATTTGCTGGGTGCTCCTGGGCATTCACGTCGTCGAGTAAGCTTAAGAGACACGAAAAAAAACATACTAATGATAGGAAGTTTATTTGCGATGTTACAGGATGCAACAAAGCCTTCATGCGCTCGGAACATTTGAAGGAGCACAAGCTGACACACTCTGAGGGTCGATACTTTCAGTGTTATATTTGTGAAGCGAGCTTCTCTGCCAAAAGCAGTTTGTATGTACACattaaaaaacatcaaaataaaatagctcCTGAGTATACACCTGAGGGTATTCAGCCTTTGGATACGAAGTTGACATTCACCAATGTTGATAACAATTTCTGCCATAGCTTACCAATGGACTTGGAGTCAGAGATGGTAGATAATGACGTACTACCAGAGTCATTTATTCCTGAAAAGTATGTCAACTCTTCGAGTGATAGTATTATGATTGACAATAAGACAGTAGTAAGTGAAATAATTACGGCAAAACCTAAATTTACATGCCCAATTAACAATTGTACGCGGacttatatgaaaaaagtATCATTAAAGTCACATATTGTTAAATTCCACGGTTATTCTATTGAAGATAATGAATTAAGTCAGTCCTCAGAGACAGATTATGTATTGTGTGCTAATAATACTAGTGTAAGTAATAAGGTAGAGACGACGAGGCGTATCAACGTCAACGCAGATGGAGATATTGACATTGTTGACACAATAGCAGAGATAAAGTGTTTACCGGAACCTAAACCGCCATCGacgaatgaaaaatttctaaaaaatgttAGTAATCGTGGTACAGAAGCTAGTAATCATGGATCCGCGAGAACTGGACTGACTTGCGtagatattttgaaaataaaacgtGATAAAAATGAATCGTTTGATGACTCAATGATTGGGGCATCTGATGTCGTACTCGGTACTGCAGATTTAGCTGAAAGTTTATTACTGCCAGATGAATTATCTTCGATGTATTTTCATGATGATATGGGTAGTGAATGTCAAATTTTGTTACTTGATTCTACTACCACTGATTCAGAGACAACTGCATATTAA
- the LOC123266275 gene encoding zinc finger Y-chromosomal protein-like isoform X2, whose amino-acid sequence MSRDAREDVVFTSIKSNLISGINQYHREIINVEKIFQFPAVSANIDEDLTYQKDFNRIKPPVDEGAINLMKWSSFNQASSCPALSHDLLTQDKHDDSDQQTPVQDDTGMETVDDIEKWLETCTDNSPAISIKEMDPIKCQQLEVVDTYLGDEMPHAFMEKDSLSIDIDLTDKKLSHSLGYDPILEELQSDKFLEVCEKDGFTMPEFQLDQLEPLTLDPNDMMVAGEMLPSTSINNPSTTLAINGHQDIYSDDIKKVSCIDTDDICENTSQVYDLHDKFSEDDGANVENIVHIINESDLNDYEEEHDNGDGNIDISEENKILEDIEAVDAVMIDTVDASLSNDDDNMFKECKAISLLSESHKVPDKIEAGDVTEQFVGQEVHEQDQEKSKEEIMAVVAISTDKRSNMTQIVINTGKGEQIYRGKTSELMEATGYFSKSPKIKTNLSNNTVEINHTEVSGSLSNQEAIISKALEELGFSEENLMSVTMPDNGKMWICPREDCRREFNRLYALKGHILAHYGVRPFKCDQEGCTWAFHSEFKLKRHKETHLKRKDYVCQVEGCNKRFTTVYNLWTHEKLHTRPNRIACQVPECEEKFQTKRALELHMKTHDQSHAPYVCMHEGCGKRYYSSNALTSHQRCHSYKEADIKCSWLGCGKIFDKPCRLKAHLRSHTGSKPYLCTFAGCSWAFTSSSKLKRHEKKHTNDRKFICDVTGCNKAFMRSEHLKEHKLTHSEGRYFQCYICEASFSAKSSLYVHIKKHQNKIAPEYTPEGIQPLDTKLTFTNVDNNFCHSLPMDLESEMVDNDVLPESFIPEKYVNSSSDSIMIDNKTVVSEIITAKPKFTCPINNCTRTYMKKVSLKSHIVKFHGYSIEDNELSQSSETDYVLCANNTSVSNKVETTRRINVNADGDIDIVDTIAEIKCLPEPKPPSTNEKFLKNVSNRGTEASNHGSARTGLTCVDILKIKRDKNESFDDSMIGASDVVLGTADLAESLLLPDELSSMYFHDDMGSECQILLLDSTTTDSETTAY is encoded by the exons ATGTCTCGTGACGCTCGTGAGGATGTGGTTTTCAcgtcaataaaatcaaatttaatatcGGGGATAAATCAATATCACAgagaaattataaatgttgaaaaaatattccaatTTCCAGCTGTGAGTGCTAATATTGACGAGGATTTAACGTATCAG AAAGACTTTAATAGAATAAAACCGCCTGTCGATGAAGGAGCCATTAATTTGATGAAATGGAGTTCGTTTAACCAAGCAAGTTCTTGTCCAGCTCTATCACACGATTTGTTGACCCAAGACAAGCACGATGACAGCGACCAACAGACACCAGTGCAAGATGATACTGGGATGGAGACAGTCGATGACATTGAGAAGTGGTTAGAAACATGTACTGATAATTCTCCTGCTATTTCAATTAAAGAAATGGATCCGATAAAGTGTCAGCAGCTCGAGGTCGTCGATACATACCTAGGCGATGAGATGCCTCATGCGTTCATGGAAAAAGATTCTCTTTCAATAGATATTGATTTGACAGATAAAAAACTGAGTCACAGTCTTGGATACGATCCGATTCTAGAAGAGCTGCAGAGTGATAAGTTCCTCGAGGTTTGTGAAAAAGATGGTTTTACAATGCCGGAGTTTCAGCTTGACCAATTGGAGCCTTTGACACTTGATCCCAATGACATGATGGTAGCTGGTGAAATGTTGCCATCAACCAGTATCAACAATCCATCAACGACTCTGGCTATCAATGGGCATCAGGATATTTACTctgatgatattaaaaaagtcAGTTGTATAGACACTGATGATATTTGCGAAAATACGTCTCAAGTTTATGATTTGCATGATAAATTTAGTGAAGACGATGGGGctaatgttgaaaatattgttcatattATCAACGAGAGTGATTTGAATGACTATGAAGAGGAACATGACAATGGTGACGGTAATATAGATATCagtgaagaaaataaaatattggagGATATTGAGGCGGTGGATGCGGTAATGATTGACACAGTTGATGCGTCATTGTCAAATGACGATGATAATATGTTCAAGGAGTGTAAAGCTATAAGTTTACTATCCGAGAGTCATAAAGTACCTGATAAAATAGAGGCTGGTGACGTAACTGAACAGTTCGTAGGTCAAGAAGTACACGAACAGGACCAGGAAAAAAGCAAAGAAGAAATCATGGCTGTAGTGGCAATTTCGACAGACAAGCGTTCAAATATGACTCAGATTGTTATCAATACTGGCAAAGGCGAACAGATATACAGAGGTAAAACCTCTGAGTTAATGGAAGCTACTggttatttttcaaaaagtcctaaaataaaaaccaattTGAGTAATAACACAGTAGAAATTAATCATACTGAGGTTAGTGGATCGTTGAGTAATCAAGAAGCTATTATATCAAAGGCACTCGAAGAATTGGGGTTCagtgaagaaaatttaatgtctGTAACAATGCCTGATAATGGTAAAATGTGGATTTGTCCAAGAGAGGATTGTCGTAGAGAATTTAATCGCTTGTATGCATTAAAAGGTCATATTTTAGCTCACTATGGCGTTCGTCCCTTcaag tgtGATCAGGAAGGATGTACATGGGCATTTCATTcggaatttaaattgaaacgACACAAAGAAACTCATTTGAAGCGTAAAGATTACGTGTGTCAAGTTGAAGGCTGTAATAAACGTTTCACTACTGTTTATAATCTATGGACACATGAGAAATTACACACAAGGCCCAATCGGATTGCGTGTCAAGTGCCTGAATGTGAGGAAAAATTTCAGACTAAGCGAGCGCTAGAGTTACACATGAAAACACACGACCAGAGTCACGCGCCATATGTATGCATGCATGAAGGCTGTGGTAAGCGTTATTACAGCAGCAATGCGCTGACATCTCATCAGCGATGCCATAGTTACAAGGAAGCTGATATCAAATGTTCGTGGCTGGGCTGTGGGAAGATATTCGACAAGCCTTGTCGGCTTAAAGCACACTTGCGATCTCATACTGGGTCCAAACCGTACCTATGCACATTTGCTGGGTGCTCCTGGGCATTCACGTCGTCGAGTAAGCTTAAGAGACACGAAAAAAAACATACTAATGATAGGAAGTTTATTTGCGATGTTACAGGATGCAACAAAGCCTTCATGCGCTCGGAACATTTGAAGGAGCACAAGCTGACACACTCTGAGGGTCGATACTTTCAGTGTTATATTTGTGAAGCGAGCTTCTCTGCCAAAAGCAGTTTGTATGTACACattaaaaaacatcaaaataaaatagctcCTGAGTATACACCTGAGGGTATTCAGCCTTTGGATACGAAGTTGACATTCACCAATGTTGATAACAATTTCTGCCATAGCTTACCAATGGACTTGGAGTCAGAGATGGTAGATAATGACGTACTACCAGAGTCATTTATTCCTGAAAAGTATGTCAACTCTTCGAGTGATAGTATTATGATTGACAATAAGACAGTAGTAAGTGAAATAATTACGGCAAAACCTAAATTTACATGCCCAATTAACAATTGTACGCGGacttatatgaaaaaagtATCATTAAAGTCACATATTGTTAAATTCCACGGTTATTCTATTGAAGATAATGAATTAAGTCAGTCCTCAGAGACAGATTATGTATTGTGTGCTAATAATACTAGTGTAAGTAATAAGGTAGAGACGACGAGGCGTATCAACGTCAACGCAGATGGAGATATTGACATTGTTGACACAATAGCAGAGATAAAGTGTTTACCGGAACCTAAACCGCCATCGacgaatgaaaaatttctaaaaaatgttAGTAATCGTGGTACAGAAGCTAGTAATCATGGATCCGCGAGAACTGGACTGACTTGCGtagatattttgaaaataaaacgtGATAAAAATGAATCGTTTGATGACTCAATGATTGGGGCATCTGATGTCGTACTCGGTACTGCAGATTTAGCTGAAAGTTTATTACTGCCAGATGAATTATCTTCGATGTATTTTCATGATGATATGGGTAGTGAATGTCAAATTTTGTTACTTGATTCTACTACCACTGATTCAGAGACAACTGCATATTAA
- the LOC123266275 gene encoding zinc finger Y-chromosomal protein-like isoform X1 yields the protein MSRDAREDVVFTSIKSNLISGINQYHREIINVEKIFQFPAVSANIDEDLTYQVKTNLHQLTSNYYYCYNNKPKKDFNRIKPPVDEGAINLMKWSSFNQASSCPALSHDLLTQDKHDDSDQQTPVQDDTGMETVDDIEKWLETCTDNSPAISIKEMDPIKCQQLEVVDTYLGDEMPHAFMEKDSLSIDIDLTDKKLSHSLGYDPILEELQSDKFLEVCEKDGFTMPEFQLDQLEPLTLDPNDMMVAGEMLPSTSINNPSTTLAINGHQDIYSDDIKKVSCIDTDDICENTSQVYDLHDKFSEDDGANVENIVHIINESDLNDYEEEHDNGDGNIDISEENKILEDIEAVDAVMIDTVDASLSNDDDNMFKECKAISLLSESHKVPDKIEAGDVTEQFVGQEVHEQDQEKSKEEIMAVVAISTDKRSNMTQIVINTGKGEQIYRGKTSELMEATGYFSKSPKIKTNLSNNTVEINHTEVSGSLSNQEAIISKALEELGFSEENLMSVTMPDNGKMWICPREDCRREFNRLYALKGHILAHYGVRPFKCDQEGCTWAFHSEFKLKRHKETHLKRKDYVCQVEGCNKRFTTVYNLWTHEKLHTRPNRIACQVPECEEKFQTKRALELHMKTHDQSHAPYVCMHEGCGKRYYSSNALTSHQRCHSYKEADIKCSWLGCGKIFDKPCRLKAHLRSHTGSKPYLCTFAGCSWAFTSSSKLKRHEKKHTNDRKFICDVTGCNKAFMRSEHLKEHKLTHSEGRYFQCYICEASFSAKSSLYVHIKKHQNKIAPEYTPEGIQPLDTKLTFTNVDNNFCHSLPMDLESEMVDNDVLPESFIPEKYVNSSSDSIMIDNKTVVSEIITAKPKFTCPINNCTRTYMKKVSLKSHIVKFHGYSIEDNELSQSSETDYVLCANNTSVSNKVETTRRINVNADGDIDIVDTIAEIKCLPEPKPPSTNEKFLKNVSNRGTEASNHGSARTGLTCVDILKIKRDKNESFDDSMIGASDVVLGTADLAESLLLPDELSSMYFHDDMGSECQILLLDSTTTDSETTAY from the exons ATGTCTCGTGACGCTCGTGAGGATGTGGTTTTCAcgtcaataaaatcaaatttaatatcGGGGATAAATCAATATCACAgagaaattataaatgttgaaaaaatattccaatTTCCAGCTGTGAGTGCTAATATTGACGAGGATTTAACGTATCAGGTAAAGACTAATTTACATCAGTTAactagtaattattattattgttataataataaaccaaAGAAAGACTTTAATAGAATAAAACCGCCTGTCGATGAAGGAGCCATTAATTTGATGAAATGGAGTTCGTTTAACCAAGCAAGTTCTTGTCCAGCTCTATCACACGATTTGTTGACCCAAGACAAGCACGATGACAGCGACCAACAGACACCAGTGCAAGATGATACTGGGATGGAGACAGTCGATGACATTGAGAAGTGGTTAGAAACATGTACTGATAATTCTCCTGCTATTTCAATTAAAGAAATGGATCCGATAAAGTGTCAGCAGCTCGAGGTCGTCGATACATACCTAGGCGATGAGATGCCTCATGCGTTCATGGAAAAAGATTCTCTTTCAATAGATATTGATTTGACAGATAAAAAACTGAGTCACAGTCTTGGATACGATCCGATTCTAGAAGAGCTGCAGAGTGATAAGTTCCTCGAGGTTTGTGAAAAAGATGGTTTTACAATGCCGGAGTTTCAGCTTGACCAATTGGAGCCTTTGACACTTGATCCCAATGACATGATGGTAGCTGGTGAAATGTTGCCATCAACCAGTATCAACAATCCATCAACGACTCTGGCTATCAATGGGCATCAGGATATTTACTctgatgatattaaaaaagtcAGTTGTATAGACACTGATGATATTTGCGAAAATACGTCTCAAGTTTATGATTTGCATGATAAATTTAGTGAAGACGATGGGGctaatgttgaaaatattgttcatattATCAACGAGAGTGATTTGAATGACTATGAAGAGGAACATGACAATGGTGACGGTAATATAGATATCagtgaagaaaataaaatattggagGATATTGAGGCGGTGGATGCGGTAATGATTGACACAGTTGATGCGTCATTGTCAAATGACGATGATAATATGTTCAAGGAGTGTAAAGCTATAAGTTTACTATCCGAGAGTCATAAAGTACCTGATAAAATAGAGGCTGGTGACGTAACTGAACAGTTCGTAGGTCAAGAAGTACACGAACAGGACCAGGAAAAAAGCAAAGAAGAAATCATGGCTGTAGTGGCAATTTCGACAGACAAGCGTTCAAATATGACTCAGATTGTTATCAATACTGGCAAAGGCGAACAGATATACAGAGGTAAAACCTCTGAGTTAATGGAAGCTACTggttatttttcaaaaagtcctaaaataaaaaccaattTGAGTAATAACACAGTAGAAATTAATCATACTGAGGTTAGTGGATCGTTGAGTAATCAAGAAGCTATTATATCAAAGGCACTCGAAGAATTGGGGTTCagtgaagaaaatttaatgtctGTAACAATGCCTGATAATGGTAAAATGTGGATTTGTCCAAGAGAGGATTGTCGTAGAGAATTTAATCGCTTGTATGCATTAAAAGGTCATATTTTAGCTCACTATGGCGTTCGTCCCTTcaag tgtGATCAGGAAGGATGTACATGGGCATTTCATTcggaatttaaattgaaacgACACAAAGAAACTCATTTGAAGCGTAAAGATTACGTGTGTCAAGTTGAAGGCTGTAATAAACGTTTCACTACTGTTTATAATCTATGGACACATGAGAAATTACACACAAGGCCCAATCGGATTGCGTGTCAAGTGCCTGAATGTGAGGAAAAATTTCAGACTAAGCGAGCGCTAGAGTTACACATGAAAACACACGACCAGAGTCACGCGCCATATGTATGCATGCATGAAGGCTGTGGTAAGCGTTATTACAGCAGCAATGCGCTGACATCTCATCAGCGATGCCATAGTTACAAGGAAGCTGATATCAAATGTTCGTGGCTGGGCTGTGGGAAGATATTCGACAAGCCTTGTCGGCTTAAAGCACACTTGCGATCTCATACTGGGTCCAAACCGTACCTATGCACATTTGCTGGGTGCTCCTGGGCATTCACGTCGTCGAGTAAGCTTAAGAGACACGAAAAAAAACATACTAATGATAGGAAGTTTATTTGCGATGTTACAGGATGCAACAAAGCCTTCATGCGCTCGGAACATTTGAAGGAGCACAAGCTGACACACTCTGAGGGTCGATACTTTCAGTGTTATATTTGTGAAGCGAGCTTCTCTGCCAAAAGCAGTTTGTATGTACACattaaaaaacatcaaaataaaatagctcCTGAGTATACACCTGAGGGTATTCAGCCTTTGGATACGAAGTTGACATTCACCAATGTTGATAACAATTTCTGCCATAGCTTACCAATGGACTTGGAGTCAGAGATGGTAGATAATGACGTACTACCAGAGTCATTTATTCCTGAAAAGTATGTCAACTCTTCGAGTGATAGTATTATGATTGACAATAAGACAGTAGTAAGTGAAATAATTACGGCAAAACCTAAATTTACATGCCCAATTAACAATTGTACGCGGacttatatgaaaaaagtATCATTAAAGTCACATATTGTTAAATTCCACGGTTATTCTATTGAAGATAATGAATTAAGTCAGTCCTCAGAGACAGATTATGTATTGTGTGCTAATAATACTAGTGTAAGTAATAAGGTAGAGACGACGAGGCGTATCAACGTCAACGCAGATGGAGATATTGACATTGTTGACACAATAGCAGAGATAAAGTGTTTACCGGAACCTAAACCGCCATCGacgaatgaaaaatttctaaaaaatgttAGTAATCGTGGTACAGAAGCTAGTAATCATGGATCCGCGAGAACTGGACTGACTTGCGtagatattttgaaaataaaacgtGATAAAAATGAATCGTTTGATGACTCAATGATTGGGGCATCTGATGTCGTACTCGGTACTGCAGATTTAGCTGAAAGTTTATTACTGCCAGATGAATTATCTTCGATGTATTTTCATGATGATATGGGTAGTGAATGTCAAATTTTGTTACTTGATTCTACTACCACTGATTCAGAGACAACTGCATATTAA